The nucleotide sequence GCAGGACATTTGGCGCCATATACATTACCTAATGCCGCTGCGTGAtgctgctcgtgctgcttgcctGTCCCGTGCCTTTCTACGTTCCTGGAGATGTTGTCCCAATCTCACCCTGAACTGGGATGTGCTCAGCTCAGAAACACATACACATAGAGGGAGTTTTAGTTACAAAATAGACCGCATTCTAAGAAATCACTCAGGCTGCTTGAAGGTATTGGACCTTAATCTAGAAGATATCTCCTGCCGTTATCTCGACAACTGGCTTGATGACGCAGTTACACCAGGAATTGAAGAACTTACCCTTACGCCATATAGACGCAAGTACAATGTCCCATGCTCATTTTTATCTGACGGGGTTAGAAACTCcattcaacatcttgagcttgggATCTGTACCTTCCACCCCACCGCTGAACTTGGCCCCTTGAGAAGCCTAACGAGTCTATGTCTCTGTACTGTGCGCATTACTGGGGATgaattggagtcttttctttccaaCGCTCTTGCTTTGGAGCAACTGGAACTCTTTGATTGCAGGGAGATAGTTTGCCTGAAGATACCATGCGTGCTACGGCAACTCGGCTACCTGAAGATCGTTGGGTGTTGGAGGCTGCAGGTTATAGAGAGCAAAGCTCCAAATCTCTCCAGCTTTTTCCTTACCGGTAAAATTTCAAAAGTCTTGCTTGGAGAAACCTTGCACATGAAGAATCTAACCATGCACCGTAAAAACGTTGTCTGTTATGCACGTGCTGAGCTTCCATGCGTTATGCCAAATCTTGAGACTCTAGTCCTAAATTCAGGGGAGGAGGTATATGTACTCTCAAACTTAAGGTGTTGTGGTCAAACCATACCTTGTGCATAATTAACCTTACCTGAGACATCACGCATTTATTGTGTGCAGGTGGTCAGTACACCAATGCTGTCTAGCAAATTCTTCTACCTCAAGCACCTGTCCATTGACATATCATCAGCATTGAGCTTTTCCTCGTCCTATGATTATTTTTCTTTggtatctttccttgatgcatctCCTTGCTTGGAGACATTAATCTTGAATGTAAGGCCTATGCTGTTCATTCCATTCCATCCAATCCCATCTTGCAAAGGTCATTCTTACTCATTCACTTTCCTTTTTATTGATCTTTCAGGTGACTCAGCAACTTATGAAGCATGAATCGGTTGTTGGAGGTTCCTCACATTTGAGGCAGATGCCTGAACACCAGCACTGCTGCCTCAAGAGTGTGACCATCACAGGGTTTAGCTCTGCCAAGGGCTTGGTTGAGCTAGCATGTTATATTCTCAGCAACGCAGTTTCACTTGAGTGTCTGACACTGGACACGCTCTATGGTTTTAGGTGTCTTGGAAAAAAAGATACAACATGCATCCCCATGAGAGACTCTATTCTCAGGGAAGCCCGTAGAACGGTCACAGCTATTAGAGCATACATTGAGGATAAAGTTCCCCCTACAGTACAGCTAACTGTTCTAAAGCCCTGTAGCCGGTGCCATGCTAGACCAAGGTTGTCGGAATCAGGATCCTATTTGGGATTTTCTGTCTGACAATATCAGATCGGAGGATGGGAATCATATCGGATTTTATGAATTATATATTTTATATGATACTTGAAATATGCTGTAAACATTTAAGTCTATATTATTGACTTTGATTAATTTTAC is from Miscanthus floridulus cultivar M001 chromosome 7, ASM1932011v1, whole genome shotgun sequence and encodes:
- the LOC136462910 gene encoding FBD-associated F-box protein At1g66310-like, whose translation is MGLLALQRLITLQRDRQRRRLKQIRGQHASSVNKRKGLLCQQDGDSRAAKIMRCSIPELPEDIWRHIHYLMPLRDAARAACLSRAFLRSWRCCPNLTLNWDVLSSETHTHRGSFSYKIDRILRNHSGCLKVLDLNLEDISCRYLDNWLDDAVTPGIEELTLTPYRRKYNVPCSFLSDGVRNSIQHLELGICTFHPTAELGPLRSLTSLCLCTVRITGDELESFLSNALALEQLELFDCREIVCLKIPCVLRQLGYLKIVGCWRLQVIESKAPNLSSFFLTGKISKVLLGETLHMKNLTMHRKNVVCYARAELPCVMPNLETLVLNSGEEVVSTPMLSSKFFYLKHLSIDISSALSFSSSYDYFSLVSFLDASPCLETLILNVTQQLMKHESVVGGSSHLRQMPEHQHCCLKSVTITGFSSAKGLVELACYILSNAVSLECLTLDTLYGFRCLGKKDTTCIPMRDSILREARRTVTAIRAYIEDKVPPTVQLTVLKPCSRCHARPRLSESGSYLGFSV